The Dendropsophus ebraccatus isolate aDenEbr1 chromosome 6, aDenEbr1.pat, whole genome shotgun sequence nucleotide sequence CCCCCATGTGCCTGCAttattttgataacctgttgcccttggttaggACCCACTATGGTAAGTCAGGCACACTCATTGCAATGGAAATCTCCAGAAGTGCTGACAGTTGGTCTTCACTCTTTGCCTTTCATACTACCTTGTTGGCGCCAATGCGTACATCCCAGTGGCCATTGACAGGTTCCGTCTGCACTGGTCTCTGATATGCAAATCGGGCTACTCTATGCAAGGTGGGCCGACACCCCCAGTGTACTGACATTACCTCCCCTCTGGGATGCGCCTCTATAAGAATCAATTATGGCCACTTCACAGAGGGATATCTGTACACTGGGGGCGccgggcccccctccagtgcttagATTTGCCCGATTTGCACATCAGAAACAAGCACAGATGGCGGGAACCCAGCAGTGgtttaaaaaatggactgcaccatCGTGATGTATGTGTCGGAACTGACAAGGTAatatgaaaaataattttttaatgatctaagtggtacattccctttaagatttacCCACCTCCTTCTATCATCTGCATCTTATCCTCAAATATATTCTTTTCATGATACTAACTATGTAACCATGTTTTATTGCAGCCAATTACACCACCCCAAACTGCACTGCCATCATGAAGGAGAGGAATCCGGCAGTAGAGATTTCCTTGATGACCCTACTTACATGCGTCTTTATTTTTGGAACAATCTTCAACTCACTTGCCGTGTGGGTTTTCTGCTTTAAGATGAAGAAGTGGACTGAGACAAGAGTGTTCATGATGAATCTTCTCCTTAGTGACTGCTGCTTGCTCTTCACCCTCCCTTTCCGTATTTACACGACTCAACATAGATGGCATTTGGGCAATAGATTGTGCGATGCACttcgctttttttattttttgaacacGTACATGGGCATCTCTATCATCACTTTAATATCTGTGGACAGATTTGTGGCTATAAAGTTTCCACTGAGAGCAAGGACCTTACGTTCCCCAAAGAAGGCAGCGTTGGCTTGTGGGATTATCTGGctactctttattgcaacgcgtaTTTACCTTGAGTTTGGGACAGATGTAGGATTCAGAGATCCATCATTTTGCTTCCGGAAAGTAACGCCAAAACCTTTGAAGAGGATTTTATATTTTACCATTCTTGGGTCTTGTATCCCAATGGTCATACTAATTTTCTGCTCCACACAAATCATACGGACCCTAcagaagaaggagaagatgagTGTGAACGAAGAAAAGGGCATTAAGAAAACCATTAGCATAGTAAAAACTAATCTGGGAATCTTTTTGTTATGCTTCTTGCCCCTTAGTATTGGTAATATTGTAAGGTTTGTCATTGAATCTGTAAGTGTTAATTGCTTGCTTTTAAAGCAGGTCAATGATTTTGCTCATGTCGCGCAAGGAATAAGTGACTTAAATTGCTGCCTGGATAGCATCTGCTATTACTTTGTCGCAAAGGAATTCTGGGAAAAAGCTTCACTGTTTCCAAGATTTAAAAAGCAATTAATTCAGGACAACACACATGAGTCTAGTATATAGGGTGAAGGATTGTGTCTAGTGTACTGACAAGGGTGTACGGATTTAGTGTGACAGCCCCACCATACTTGAAGG carries:
- the GPR35 gene encoding G-protein coupled receptor 35 isoform X1, whose translation is MDRRNPSVSGNMAVTSTVLNLVSSTPANYTTPNCTAIMKERNPAVEISLMTLLTCVFIFGTIFNSLAVWVFCFKMKKWTETRVFMMNLLLSDCCLLFTLPFRIYTTQHRWHLGNRLCDALRFFYFLNTYMGISIITLISVDRFVAIKFPLRARTLRSPKKAALACGIIWLLFIATRIYLEFGTDVGFRDPSFCFRKVTPKPLKRILYFTILGSCIPMVILIFCSTQIIRTLQKKEKMSVNEEKGIKKTISIVKTNLGIFLLCFLPLSIGNIVRFVIESVSVNCLLLKQVNDFAHVAQGISDLNCCLDSICYYFVAKEFWEKASLFPRFKKQLIQDNTHESSI
- the GPR35 gene encoding G-protein coupled receptor 35 isoform X2, with the translated sequence MPNLSNYTTPNCTAIMKERNPAVEISLMTLLTCVFIFGTIFNSLAVWVFCFKMKKWTETRVFMMNLLLSDCCLLFTLPFRIYTTQHRWHLGNRLCDALRFFYFLNTYMGISIITLISVDRFVAIKFPLRARTLRSPKKAALACGIIWLLFIATRIYLEFGTDVGFRDPSFCFRKVTPKPLKRILYFTILGSCIPMVILIFCSTQIIRTLQKKEKMSVNEEKGIKKTISIVKTNLGIFLLCFLPLSIGNIVRFVIESVSVNCLLLKQVNDFAHVAQGISDLNCCLDSICYYFVAKEFWEKASLFPRFKKQLIQDNTHESSI